A stretch of DNA from Candidatus Aminicenantes bacterium:
CGGGCGGGCGGGCTCAGCTTCGCGTCGGCCGGTCGGGCTCAATCGTGGCCTCTTCGATGATCATGACGGGGATGTCGTCCTCGATCCGGTAGACGCGCGCGCACTGGACGCACTTCAGGCCTTTCCCGTCGGCCGTCAGGTTGACGTCGGTCTTACACTTGGGGCAGGCGAGAATCTCGAGCAGCTCGGGGGCGATGGCCATGGCGCGTCTCCTTACCGCTTGTAGGATACCGCAAGGGGCGTCTTGCCTGCAACAGCGAAAGGGCGGAACGGAAGCGATCCTTTATTTTTCGCGGCGAAAATCGTATGTTAGGTCCGCATATGATCCCATCCTCCGGGCCGGCGGGCTTCGTCTTTTTCGGGGCCTACGACCCCGCCTATCCGCGCTCGGCCGTCATCCGCCGCGGCTTGCGGCAAAACGGCGCCGTCGTTTCGGAATGCCCCGCCTCGACCCACTGGCGGGTCTGGCTGCGCTACCCGATGCTCGTCCTCCGATTTCTCCGCTCCCGGCGCGAGCGGCAGGCGGCCGAGGCGCGGGTCCTCCGCCGCTTTCTATTCGTACCCGAGTTCTGCGCCAAGGACGTCCCGCTGGCCAAGCTGATCGGGCTTCTCACGGCTCGCCGGGTCGTCTTCGATCCGTTGGCCGCCCGCTACGAAACCAAGATTCTGGATTGGCGGCGCAAACCGCCCTCTTCGCCGACGGCCTGGTGGAATTTTAAAATTGACGCGGCCGCCTTCCGGCTGGCCGACGTCATCCTGGCGGATACCGCGGCCCACAAGGATTATTTCTGCCGGACCTATCGAATCGATCCGGGCAAAGTCCGGGTCCTCTATCTCGGATTCGACGACGAGGCCTTCCGTCCCGCCGCCGTGTCGGCCCCCGCCCCCGACGCGGCCCGACCGTTCCGGGTGCTTTTCTTCGGTTCATTCCTCCCCCTGCACGGGGTCGAGATCGTCGTCGAAGCGGCCAAGCTTCTGGCCAAGGAGGCCGACATCCGATTCCGATTCGTCGGCGACGGGCAGACTTTCCCGGCCGTGCGGGAGTTCACGGCACGGCACCGCCTGACCAATGTCGAGCTCGTCGGCCGCGTCCCGTTTCTCCGGCTGCCGGTGGAGATCGCCGACGCCGATCTCTGCCTAGGCGTTTTCGGGCGGACAGAGAAAGCCCGCCGGGTGATCCCGCATAAAATTTATCAGGCGATGGCCGTGGGCAAGCCGGTCGTCACCGCCCGCACGCCTAGCGTCGAAGAAATCTTCGCCCACCGCCGAAACATCTATTTGTGCGACGAGCCGCTCGGCCCCGCCCTGGCGCTGGCCATCCTGGAGCTGAAGAGGGACGGCGCCCTGCGCGAGGCGTTGGGGACTGCCGGCGGCCGGCTGGTCCGGGAGAGGTTCGCGCCGAAGGCCATCGGCCGCACGCTTCTCGACGATCTGGCCGCATCCCGAAGGCGGCGCGGATGAAGACGAAGATCCGGGTGGAGCCGCGCTTCGATTGTCCCGAATTCCGGGCCTGGCTGGCGACGATCGAAGGGCTCGCGGCAGTACCCGGCGCCGAAGTTCTTCACGCGGCCCGTAACTTGGTCACGGCCGTCCCGGTCCCGCTGGCCGATGGGAGCGCGCTCGACCTCGTAGTCAAGGAGTTCCGCCCGCGCGGGCTCCATCGCCTGCGGACGCTCGTCGGCCGGTCCAAGGCCGAACGGTCCGCGCGGGGCGCCGCGTGGCTCCAGGCGGCCGGCCTGCGCACGCCGGCTACGGCGGCCGTGTTGGAGCAGCGCCGGCGCGGCACGGTGGAAAAGGCCTGGTTCGTGGCCGAGCGGGTCCGGGGAGCGGTCGAGATCCGGTCGCTCTTGCGGGAGCTCGAGGCGCCGGAGCTAAGGCGGCTGCTGGCCGCCCTGGCCCGGGACCTCCGAGCCGCCCACGAGGCCGGAATCCTGCACCGCGATCTCTCCGACGGCAACATCCTGGTCGAGCGAGGGCCCGGCGGAGCATTCGTCTTTCACTTCCTCGACACCAATCGGGTCCGCCGGAAGCGCCGCCTCGGCCGGTCCGTCCGGGCCAAGAATCTCATTCGCCTCGGCGTGCCGGAAGGCGCGCGGCGCGAATTTCTAGGCTTCTATGCCGGCGAAGGCGGCCCGGATCCGTCTTTCGTCCGGCGGTACGAGAAGTCCAAGGCGGCCTTCGAGCGCTGGCTGCGCTTTAAAAAGAAGGCGCGTCTGCGGCAGTGGGCTCGGAGGCTCAAGCTCCAATGAGCTTCAAATTCGACTGGAATCCGTTCGCCGACCAGCCGCACAACGTGGCCCCGCGGTCGGAGCGGATGCGGCATCATTACCGGCGCTGGCCGGTTTATCTGGGTATGCTGGGGTCCGACCTCGTTCACGGGCCGGCCATGGCCTTCCGATATTGGCGCAATCGCCGGCGCATGTACGGAGCGCCGGTCGTGATCCGGCCCGACATGTTTGCGGTTTCGGTCTCGCCCGAAGCGCTGCCGATCGGCGAGACCACGGCCCTTCTGCGCGAGATCGGCGTCCGCCAGACACTCTTCCGGGTTGCGTCGTGGGAGCGGGGGAAGCTGGCCGCAAGCGAAGCCTTTGCCCGCCGTCTGCGCGAAGCGGGGTTCGAGGTCGTTATCTCTATTCTCCAGCGCCGGGACGATGTGTTCGACGCGGCGGGCTGGACCGCTTTCCTCGAGGAAACGTTCCGGAGGCTGGGCCCGATCGCCTCGGCCTTCGAGATCGGCCATGCCTGGAATCGGACCAAATGGGGCGTTTGGGATCACACCGAATACGTCAAGCTGGCCCGGGCCGCGGCCGCGGCGAGAGGCGGATCCGCGGCGAGACTCGCCGGTCCGGCGGTCATCGACTTCGAGTTCCACCTTTATCCGCCGGTGCTGCGGGCCGTGGAGTTCGACGTCGTGACGTCGCTTCTCTATGTCGACCGGATGGGCGCGCCCGAAAACGCCCAGGCCGGTTGGACGGCCGAGAAAAAGTTCGCTCTGTTCAAGGCCGCGGCGGGGTGCGGCCGGGTGAAAGATCCGGAGTTCTGGGTCAGCGAGGTCAACTGGCCGCTCGATGGCACCGGGAAATACTCGCCGGCCGCGGGCAAGCCGATGGTGTCCGAGGACGCCCAAGCCGATTATCTCGTTCGCTACTACATCCTCGGGCTTGCCTCGGGGCTCGTCGATCGGATCTATTGGTGGCAATTGGCCGCGCCGGGCTACGGGCTGGTGGATACGCGGGAGACGCCGGCCCGGCGCCGGCCCGCGTTTCACGCCTTTCGGACGATGGTAGAGAATCTTCAGGGCGCGGAATTCGTGCGCCGGGAGCAGCCGCGTGGAGGGAACGTCTTTTATTTCCGCAAAGGCGGATGCGAATTCGCGGTGGCCTGGACCAACGGCCCGGCTTTCAATCTGACGCTGGCTGCGGCGCCGGCCGCGGTGCTCGACCGCGACGGCGGGGCGCTTCCGGCCGCGCGGGTCGTGCGCGTCGACGGCCGCCCCCGCTATTTAATAGGGGGCAGGCCGGGTTAATTCCGTCAAGAGTTAAGACCTGACCCCTACTCAGAACTTGAATTTCAACCCGGCCTTGAGGGAAATCCCCAGCAAGTCGAGGGTTGCTTCGCGGGCGTTGGCAACCCCGCCTTCGGTCGGCCGCTTGGAGCGGATGAAGGTCAGGGGGAATGAGTCGAACTGGGTCGGCTTGGCGTCATAGGCATAGAGCAGCCCCGTCTCCGTGACGGCCTCGTCGAGGGTCGAATCCAGGTAGGTCCCGGTGCCGTCGAATCCCGAGATTTTGCCGATCTGGCCGCCGGCCTCGATGAGGAATCCGATGCTGGGCCCGAGGGTCAGCTCGATGCCTAGGGCGCCGTAGGCGCCGAAGCCGAAAGCCGAGGCCTCGCCCGTCCATTCCTGCCAAAACTGATCGTGCGTGAAATGATAGGTGTAGGAGGCCTTGGCCGGGACGACCATGAGGCCCGCCTTGGCGTAGAAGGACGGCACGGGCGAATAGAGGAGGCCGGCCTTGATCGGGATGGCGGAAAAGCCGGGCCCGGCGCTGAAGGAGTTGGCCGACCCGGTCGTGGCGTAGGTCACGAGAGTCGTGGCGGAGGCGCCGGCGTATCCGGCACCGATGGTCAGGGCGAATCTTCCGCCGATGGGGATTTGAATCTCGGCTTCGAAGGGAAAGACGAGCCGCAATCGCGACAGCGTCAGATCGGCCGCGGCCCCGAGCTGGTATCCGAAATAATCGGCCAGCCCCTGGGAACCGTCGTTGAGGTCGCCCACGGCGGCGATCAGGCCGCCGCCCCCGATAACAAGGGCGGGGCGGAGCGGCTCGAAGCCGTAATTATCCGTCTTGGCCGCCGGCGTTTCCACGGCGGGCTCCGTTCGGTGGACCGGCGCGGGCTCGGTTCGCGCGGGAGGCGGCGTGGTCTCGGCCGGCTTGGGCTTCGGCTGCGTCACCCGCTCCACAATGCGCGTTTTCTTCTCGGGCACGGCCGGTTCGTCCAGCGGAAGCACCAGGCTCTCGTGGACATAGCCCGAATTCGTCCCCGTCTCGTCGGGCTCGAGGGCGACGAGGTACCACTCGCCGTCTTTGCGCGAAGCTTCGAGAAGCGCTCCCTCGGGGATCTGGCGCACGATCAAGCTCGAGATCGACGGCTTTTGGCGGATGTTGGCTATCTCGGCCGTGACTTTCAGCCGGATGATGGGGGCCGCAGCCGCAGCCGAAGCGGCTTCGACTCCAACGGCCATGGCCAGGAGGATTCCGAGAGCGGCGGTGAGGATCGAACGTCGGATCATCATAGTCGACCTCATGTTTGTTCTTTCATTTCATTATAGCACAGCCGGGCGGGGACGGGAGGCGGTCGGGCGGGCCGCCGCGATGGGAGAAGAATCTTTTTATCTGAGCCGGAAGCGCAGGCCGGCCGAAACGTGAAGGAGCGAGGGATCGACCGCAAGCGGCCGCGTAGCCGTTCGGGCGGCCGCGGCCGAGGCCGCGTCGAGGGTCGCCGATAAGGCCGAGTCGTCCAGGCCGGGCATCGATCCCGGCTTCCAAGTCCAGTCGAAGGATTTGGCGGGCGAATGGAAATAGCGCACCTCAAAAAACAAGGCCGTAGAGGGACCGATCGGGAGGTCGGACGTCAGCCCCGCGTGCAGGCCTGCCGCGATCCAGGTTTGGTCGGGGATGGAAACGGAAGCGCGGTAAGCGCCTGCCGTTCCGGCCGCGGACGCGGCCAGCATGCCCGCCTCGGTCTCGATGACGATGGAATGGAGGATCAGGGCCGGTCCGGCCGAAAAAATCAGTGACGAGCTGCGCCCCGTCCAGCGGACCGCCAAGCCGAGATAAATGGGGACGGCGGTGATCTCGCTGGGATCGGGGGACGCGGTCAGAGCGCGGGCCGTCGAGGGGGTCGTCCCTGCCGTCTTGAACCCGGCCGAAGCCGCGAGGCCGTTCTTGGCGTAGCCGAACCCGGCCACGATTCCAATGGCCCGGCCGAAGAAGCGGGTGTAGGAACCGCCGACGAAAAAGGACGTCGCGGGGGCGGCGGCCAACGCGTTCTGGGCCGACATCCCGGCCAGGGGCGGGGCTGTCCAGCTCTGATGGTGAAGGGACTCGGCCCCGGAGAAAGAGAAGGCAGCTCCGAGCGTTAGCCCGATTTCGCCCTGCGGGCGGGGCGGGGCTTGGGCGGCAAGGGAGAGGGGCCGGGCGGCGAGAATCGTCAGCCAAAGAGTCGCGGCGATTGCGGCGTATCGGCGGGCGTGGCACGGATTCATTTTCGCTCGCGATTATAGCAGGGATTCCTTTGGAGGGGGAACCTTTGACGGGTTCCCCCTCCAACGCAATCGTCAAGGGGACGATTGCTGCCACCCCTTCAAGGTAGCCTTCTCCCATGAATGCGATTTTATCGTTTCTGAAAAGTCTTTTACTAGGGCGAGAGATGCGGGGGTGAGCGCCGATGCGGTCGCTTCGCAGTCCTCGTCACGACCGGCGCCTCGCCCGTCGTCGCGAGGGCGGAAATTTCGCCTAAGCGTAGCCGCATTCCAATTTCTTTTATTGGTATTACCCCTCCTGCCTCCCCTAAACAGGGGAGGATTCGTCATGCGGCTCCGAAAGGTGCGGCCCGGAAAGAGGCAGGACGGCGAGGATGTCTGAGCACTTTTCTTCCTATTCGGAAGAAAAGTACAGAGTTCCGAGCCGGCTAATTATTTTAATAGTTTCGAAAATCTAGGATGGAATTCGAACGGCGAAGGCTCCATGGAGGGGTAGCAGAACCGCCGGCGCGTAGCCGGCGGGGCGTTGGAGGGGAACCCCGCTAAAGGGTTCCCCTCCAAGGGAGTCCGAGCCCTTCTTGAATTAGGCTTCCGTCTGGGTTAAATTGGCCCGGGGAGGTTATCCCATGAACCCAATGCGCGCCCGCCGGATCGTCCTCATCGCCCTCCTGGCCCTGACGGCCGCGGCTTCCTTCGCCGCGCCGGGCGCGGCCAAGGGGCCCAAGATCGCCTTCAAGGAAGACGCCTGGAACTTCGGCCGGGCCAAGATGGGGGCCGACCTCGTCCACGAGTTCGCTTTCAAGAACGAAGGGGACGCCACGCTCAAGATCATCAACGTCGAAACCTCCTGCGGCTGCACCGCCGCCCTTGTCTCGGATAAAAAGGTCGAGCCGGGGAAATCGGGCAAGATCAAGGTCACTTTCAGCACTCAGGGCTACGCCGGCGAAGTCGTCAAGTACATCTATGTGGAGACGGACGACCCCGTCCAGCCGCGCGTCCAGCTCAAGATCACGGCCGCCGTCGACGTCCCGCCCCAGCCGCGGATCGATTTCGACCGCTACTCCTTCGATGGCGGCCTACTGGTCGAGGGCGACAGCCTGGTCGCCCCCATCACCGTCTACAACAAGGGCGAGCTGGAACTGAGGTTCGAGTGCCAGCTGACGGGCGCCCAGGTTCTCTTCGCCGGCAAGCCTGCCGCCTATCCGATCAAGGTGGCCGCCGGCAAGAGCGTCGAGCTGGTCATCAAGATGGACCTGGCCAACCGCATGGGCCCCATCCGGGAGTTCGCCCTGTTCAAGTCCAACGACCCGCTGCGGTCGACCATCTCGGTCAACCTGAACGGCTACATTGTGACCAAGGAACAGCTCCGCCAAGTGTTTCAAAAATACAAAGACTTGATCAAATAGGGGTCAGGTCTCAACATTCAACACTTGACCTTAATGTTGAATGTTGAGACCTGACCCCTTCTTTGAGATTTTTAGCAGGGCGGCGGCGTCTATCTAGACGTGGCTGTTACAGACCAAGACCGCATCCTCCTGGTGGCGCTGGGGCTGGCGCTGGCCGAGTTTCCACGCTGGCGCAGCGCCGTCGAAAAAGCCTTTCCGCGCCTGGAAGAAGCGTTCTTGGCCCCGGCCCCGGAGCTCCGCGCCATTGGTTTGGACGAGGCCCGTACGGCCGCTCTCCTCGATCCCGACCTGATAGGCCGGGCCCAAAAAGAATTTGACACCCTGACCAGGAATGGCTATTCTCTCTTGACCTTCGGGGATGACGACTACCCGGTCGCCTTAAGGGAAATCTATGATCCTCCCTCGGCCCTTTATTGCGCGGGCCATGCGGAAGCCCTCCGGGGACCGGCGGTCGCCGTCGTCGGGGCGCGGCATCCCTCGGCTTACGGCAAGTCAATGGCCGAGCGCCTGGCGGAAGACCTGGCCCGCCGCGGGCTGGTCGTGGTCAGCGGCATGGCCCGGGGGATCGACACCCTGGCCCATACCGGAGCGCTGCGGGGCGGCCGGACCGTGGCCGTTCTGGGCTCGGGGCTGGGGCAGATCTATCCGCCCGAGAACCGCCGCCTCTTCGAGCGGATCATCGAAGGGGGAGGGGCCGTGGTCACGGAGTTCCCTCTCGGGGGAGAGCCCTTGGGCTTCCATTTCCCCCTGCGCAACCGCATCATCAGCGGTTTGTCGCTCGGACTCGTCGTCGTGGAGGCGACGCGCAAGAGCGGCTCGCTGATCTCGGCCGCGATGGCCCTGGAACAGGGCCGCGAGGTCATGGCCGTCCCCGGGCCGGCGACGTCCGAGCTGAGCGGCGGCACGAACGGATTGATCCGGATCGGCGCCCGGCTCGTCGAGAGCTGGCGGGACGTGGCCGAAGAGCTTCCCGGCCCCGTGCGGGACTTTGTTTTCGCGCGCAGCCCGGACGAGCCGCCGCTGCTGCCGTCGCTGACGGCGGCCGAGGAGGCGGTGTTGGCCGGCCTCGGCCCCGACCGCGAGACGACCGTCGACGAGACGGCGGAACGGACCGGGATGACGATCCCGGAGCTCCTGGCCGCGCTGCTGGGGCTGGAGATCAAGGGCCTGGCCGTCCAAGGCCCGGGCAAGACGTATCGGAGGAAATGGTGATGGAGAAGTCGCTGGTCATCGTCGAATCGCCGGCCAAGGCGAAGACGATCAACAAATATCTGGGGTCGGACTATGTCGTCAAGGCCTCCATGGGGCACATCCGCGATCTGCCCAAGAGCAAGCTCGGCGTCGACGTCGAGAACAATTTCGCCCCTCTCTATGAGGTCATCCCCGAGCGCAAGAAGATCGTCGACGAGCTGAAGAAGGCCGCGGCCGAAGCCTCGGCCATCATCCTGGCGGCCGACCCCGACCGCGAGGGCGAGGCCATCTGCTGGCACCTCAAAGCCCTCCTGGGCGACGACACCAAGCCCCTGCACCGACTCAAGCTGCACGAGATCACCCAGCCGGCCGTGGAGGAGGCGATCCGCCATATGACCGTCCTGGATGCCGATATGTTCGACGCCCAGCAGGCCCGGCGGGTTCTTGACCGGCTGGTCGGCTACCTCATCAGCCCCCTGCTGTGGAAGAAGGTCGCCCGCGGCCTGAGCGCCGGGCGCGTCCAGAGCATCGCCCTGCGCCTCGTCTACGAGCGGGAGCTGGAGATCCGGGCCTTCGTGCCGGAGGAATACTGGACGATTTACGCCCATCTGGCCGCCGCCAACCCGCCGCCGTTCCGGGCCGCCCTGGCTAAGATCGACGGCAAGAAGGCCAAGGTCGGGGACGGGGCCGCCGCCGAGGCGATCCTGACCGATCTCAAAGACACCCCCTTCACCCTGGCCAAGATCAACGTCAAGGAGAAGAAGCGCAACCCTTCTCCGCCCTATATCACGAGCACGCTCCAGCAGGACGCCTACCAGCGGCTCCATTATCCCGTCAAGCGGACGATGTCCATCGCCCAGAAGCTGTATGAGGGCATGGCCATCGGCGAGCGGGGCCCCGTCGGCCTGATCACTTACATGCGCACGGACTCTGTGCGCATCTCGGCCGAGTCCCTGGCCTGGGCCCGGGCCTATATCGAGAAGACCTATTCGGCCCGGCATCTGCCCTCCAAGCCGAACGTCTATAAGAACAAGAGCGCCGCCCAGGACGCCCACGAGGCCATCCGGCCGACTTCGCCCGACCTGTCGCCTGAAGTGGTCAAGCCCTACCTTAAAAAGGAAGAGCTCAGCCTCTACACGATGATCTGGAATCGTTTTCTGGCTTCGCAGATGAGCCCGGCCCTGATCGAGGAGACCGAGTTCGAGGTCACGGCCAAGAAATATCTCTTTTCGGCCAAGGGCGAAGTCCTTAAATTCGCCGGCCATTTGGCCCTGACCCCCAAGGGCGAGAACGGTGAGAAGGAAACCCTGCCTGCCGCGACGGCGGGGGAGACGCTGGCCCTGCAGAGCTTGGAGCCCAAGCAGAGCTTTACCCAGCCTCCGGCCCGCTACACGGAAGGGACGCTGGTCAAGGAGCTCGAGGCCAAGGGCATCGGCCGGCCGTCCACCTATGCCCCCATCATCTCCACCCTGCAGAACCGGACTTATGTCGTCAAGATGGAAGGCAAGTTCGTACCCTCCGAGCTGGGCATGTTCGTGACCGAGTTTCTGATCAAGAACTTCCCCGACATCATGGAGATCCAGTTCACCGCCGGGATGGAGGAGGAGCTGGACAAGATCGAGGAAGGCAAGCTCGAGTGGACCGGCTCGCTCAAGGGGTTCTACGCCCGGCTGGAAAAGGACCTCAAAGCGGCGGCCAAGGTCGAAAGCGTCAAGGCCAGCGGCATCCCGCTCAACGAGATCTGCCCCAAGTGCGGCAAGCCGGTCGTCCTGAAGAGCGGACGCTTCGGCAGCTTCAAGTCCTGCTCGGGCTACCCCGACTGCGACTTCAAGGAAGCCATGGTCAAGAAGGAGATCGTGACCTTGGACGAGCTCTGCCCCGACTGCGGGAGCAACCTGGTCCAGCGCAAGGGGCGGTTCGGACTCTTCATCGCTTGCTCCGACTATCCGACCTGCAAATACATCAAGAAGAAGAAGTCCGAGGACACCGGCTTGGCCTGCCCCACGGACTGCGGCGGGACGATCCTCAAGCGCGAGACCAAGCGGGGCCGGTTCTTCTACGGCTGCAGCCGCTTCCCCAAATGCCGCTACGCCACCTGGGACGAGCCCCTCAAACAGCCCTGCCCGAAATGCGGCAAGCCGTTCGTCCTCCGCCACAGCACCAAGAAGGACGGCACCTACATCCACTGCCAGGACGAGGTTTGCGGCTGGCGGGAGGAGGCCGAGGGCGCTACAATAGCCCCGAAGGCCAAGGAGCCGGCCGTCAAGGATGCGCAAGGCGATTGACGAGTTTCTCGAACATCTGACTTACGGTCGAAACGCCTCGCCCCATACCGTCTCCGGCTATCGCATCGACCTCCTGCAGCTGACCGCCCATCTTGAGGCCCGCGGGCTCGGTCTCCGCGACGTGGACAACGTCGTTCTGCGCGGGTACCTGCACGAGCTGGCCGCCGCCCATCAGGCCAAATCCTCGGTCGCCCGCAAGCTGGCCGCCATCCGATCCTTCTTCAAGTTCTGTCTCAAACAAGGCCTGGTCGACGACAATCCGGCCCAGGTCGTTTCCACTCCCAAGCTCGACCGGCCCGTGCCGGAATTTCTATCCGAGAACGAGATGCTGCGCTTCCTGGATGAGCCCGACAAGGACGACATCCTGGGGCTGCGCGACCGGGCCATCCTGGAGCTGTTCTACGCCACCGGCATCCGGCTGAGCGAGCTGACCGGGATCGATCTGGCCGACATGAGCCTGGAGGACCGCCTGCTCAAGGTCCGCGGCAAGGGCAAGAAGGAGCGGCTTGTGCCCTTCGGCCGCAAGGCGGTGGAGCGTATGGACGCCTACCTGCGGTTGCGGCCGACGCTGCTGGGCGCGAACTTCGGCGAGTCGGCGGTCTTCCTGAATTACCGGGGCGGGCGGATCTCCCCGCGTTCGGTCGAGCGGCTGGTCGAGAAGTATGTCAAGCGCTCGCTCCTGCGGCGCGGGGTCAGCCCGCACGCCCTGCGCCACTCCTTCGCTTCGCACCTGCTGGGTCGGGGGGCCGACCTGCGGGTCATCCAGGAGCTGCTGGGCCACGAGAGCCTGGCCACGACCCAGAAATACACTCACCTCAACGTCAAGCAATTGCTGGACGTGTACAAGAAGAGCCACCCCCGGGCCCGCTAGATCTCGGGGTTTGGGGGCCAAAGACGTTCGCTCCCCCAGCGAGGGAGCTCACTCCGGCCGGCTCGGTCGCTCCTCCTGAACTCTCACGAGAACTTGGGAATCGGAGAGTCATTGGAGGAGGCTACCATGAGGGGGAGGCAGCCCTTGGCGTTGGAGGGGGAACCCATCAATGGTTCCCCCTCCAAGGGAGTCCCCGCTCCCTCGCCGACCCTATGCTGAAGCATAGGGCTACAAAGCTCGTGGCTTTGGCCCCCAATACCCCTCGGTCAAGCAATGTTTCTAAGAATTTGAATTGATCATCGTTATCTTCTGTAAACGCAGGGAGTCGGAAACGGCTCTCAAGACGACTCGCGTTGACGCGGACGTGGGGAAAATCATGGTCATACACAGAGAATAAGGCGGGAAGAATCCGCGCCATACTGGCACGCCTTTCGCATTAGAAGAGAGCGAAAGGAGGTGCTCACATGAGAGCCCATTTGATGAAAGGCGTTGCGACGGTCATGGTCCTCAGCCTGTTCCTGTCCCCGCTCCTGGCGATGCAGGGGCCGAACAAGGCCGCGGACAAGATCAACATCAACTCCGCCTCGTCGGACGAGCTGCAGAAGCTGCCGCAGATCGGCCCCAAGATTGCCCAGCGGATCATCGACTTCCGCAAGCAGAACGGGCCCTTCAAGAAGGCCGAGGAGCTGATGAAGGTCACGGGTATCGGCGAGAAGATCTACGCCAAGCTCAAAGACCTGATCTCGGTTTGATCTCCTGCCCCCCAAGGGTGTGCCCTCCACCCTGCGTGCCCTCACTCCGCCCCCGGGCGGGGTGAGGGCTTTTTACTTTTCGGCGAGATAAGAGGCCATCTTGCGGAGGGCGCGGCCGCGATGGCTGAATCCGTTCTTCACTTCCCCAGACAGCTCGGCGAAGGTTCGGCCGAGCCTTCGGTAAAAAAAGACCGGGTCGTAGCCGAAGCCGTGCCTGCCGCGAGGCTCTCGAAGGATCCGCCCGCGGACCCGGCCCGTCACCTGCTTGATCGCCCGGCCGTCGCGAGCCAAGACCATGCAGCAGATGAAGCGGGCGCCCCGTCGTGATTCGGGCACGGCCGCGAGATGGCGGAGAAGCTCGCGGTTGTTGCGGGCGTCGTTCGATCCCGGGCCCGAAAAGCGGGCCGAGACGACACCCGGCGCTCCGTTCAGGGCGTCGACCGCCAACCCCGAATCATCGGCCAGGGTTAGATGGCCCGTCAGGGCGGAATAGAACTCGGCCTTGCCGCGGGCGTTGGCGGCGAAGGTCAGGCCCGTCTCCTCGTAGTCCGCCGCGAGGCCCAGGTCGGCCAGGCTCAGGACGCGGAAAGGCAGGTCCTTCAGGACGATAGCGATCTCACGGGCTTTGCCGGCGTTGCCGGTGGCCACGACGAGCGGGGTGCGGGCGGGCTTCACGGCGGTCAGCGCCCGGCCGCGTCCAGGAAGAAGGACGCGACGAAAAGGGCCAGAAGAAACAGTGTGTAGATCGCGAACTTGGGGCTGGCCAGGAGCTTCTCCGGCTCTTCCATGACTTCCGCTTCGCGCAGGGTCTTGCGGAAGATCAGCAGGAAGAACACGACCAAAAACGGGGCGATGGCGAAGAAGGACGGCAGGCTCGTCCGGGCCCCGAAGAAGACGAAGGCCGCCAAGCAGACGACGGCGCTCAGAATCATGCCGGACAGAAGCTTGGTCCGGGTATACTTCTTCTGCGAGGTCCGGTAATCGCCGGCTTTCTCCTTGAGAAAGCGGAACTCGGACAGCCGCTTGGCCACCATCAGGAAATTGCCGAAGGCCCACCAGCTCAGCAGCACGGCGGCCGGCGGGAAGGGGGCGTGCGGCGCCATGGCGTACCATCCGATCAGGAACCGGATCGGGTTGTTGGCCGATTCGGAGATCGAGTCGAGGAACGGGATGTCCTTGGTCCGGATGGGCTTGACGTTGTAGACGATCCCGGCCAGAAGCAGCCCGGCCAGAGACAGCAGGAAGGGGACTTCGAAGACGACGCGGGCCAGCCCCAGGCAGGCTGCGATGAGGACCAGCCCGATCAGGGCGAAGGGACCTTTGCGGATCTCGCCGGCCACGAGAGGCCGCAATTTCTTGCTCGGGTGATGGATGTCGAAAGCCAGGTCGACGATCTCGTTGACGATATAGTTGGCCGTGGAAATGCCCCAGGTCAGGAGGAAGGCGACCGCGGCCATCCAGGCCGGCTCGAAGTAGCCGGCCGGCGGGAACGAGCTGCGATGAAGGAAGGCATAGGCGGCGCAGCCCGAAAAAATAGCCATACTGCGCGGCCAGCGCTCCAGACGCATGGCCCGCAGGTAGGCGTTCAAATGGTTTTGTCCTTCACGGCGTAGATTTCAAAGGAATCGCCGAGGGCTAATTTTATCGGAATCCTCTTCAA
This window harbors:
- the topA gene encoding type I DNA topoisomerase → MEKSLVIVESPAKAKTINKYLGSDYVVKASMGHIRDLPKSKLGVDVENNFAPLYEVIPERKKIVDELKKAAAEASAIILAADPDREGEAICWHLKALLGDDTKPLHRLKLHEITQPAVEEAIRHMTVLDADMFDAQQARRVLDRLVGYLISPLLWKKVARGLSAGRVQSIALRLVYERELEIRAFVPEEYWTIYAHLAAANPPPFRAALAKIDGKKAKVGDGAAAEAILTDLKDTPFTLAKINVKEKKRNPSPPYITSTLQQDAYQRLHYPVKRTMSIAQKLYEGMAIGERGPVGLITYMRTDSVRISAESLAWARAYIEKTYSARHLPSKPNVYKNKSAAQDAHEAIRPTSPDLSPEVVKPYLKKEELSLYTMIWNRFLASQMSPALIEETEFEVTAKKYLFSAKGEVLKFAGHLALTPKGENGEKETLPAATAGETLALQSLEPKQSFTQPPARYTEGTLVKELEAKGIGRPSTYAPIISTLQNRTYVVKMEGKFVPSELGMFVTEFLIKNFPDIMEIQFTAGMEEELDKIEEGKLEWTGSLKGFYARLEKDLKAAAKVESVKASGIPLNEICPKCGKPVVLKSGRFGSFKSCSGYPDCDFKEAMVKKEIVTLDELCPDCGSNLVQRKGRFGLFIACSDYPTCKYIKKKKSEDTGLACPTDCGGTILKRETKRGRFFYGCSRFPKCRYATWDEPLKQPCPKCGKPFVLRHSTKKDGTYIHCQDEVCGWREEAEGATIAPKAKEPAVKDAQGD
- the rdgB gene encoding RdgB/HAM1 family non-canonical purine NTP pyrophosphatase, with protein sequence MKPARTPLVVATGNAGKAREIAIVLKDLPFRVLSLADLGLAADYEETGLTFAANARGKAEFYSALTGHLTLADDSGLAVDALNGAPGVVSARFSGPGSNDARNNRELLRHLAAVPESRRGARFICCMVLARDGRAIKQVTGRVRGRILREPRGRHGFGYDPVFFYRRLGRTFAELSGEVKNGFSHRGRALRKMASYLAEK
- a CDS encoding UbiA family prenyltransferase; this encodes MNAYLRAMRLERWPRSMAIFSGCAAYAFLHRSSFPPAGYFEPAWMAAVAFLLTWGISTANYIVNEIVDLAFDIHHPSKKLRPLVAGEIRKGPFALIGLVLIAACLGLARVVFEVPFLLSLAGLLLAGIVYNVKPIRTKDIPFLDSISESANNPIRFLIGWYAMAPHAPFPPAAVLLSWWAFGNFLMVAKRLSEFRFLKEKAGDYRTSQKKYTRTKLLSGMILSAVVCLAAFVFFGARTSLPSFFAIAPFLVVFFLLIFRKTLREAEVMEEPEKLLASPKFAIYTLFLLALFVASFFLDAAGR
- a CDS encoding helix-hairpin-helix domain-containing protein, which encodes MRAHLMKGVATVMVLSLFLSPLLAMQGPNKAADKININSASSDELQKLPQIGPKIAQRIIDFRKQNGPFKKAEELMKVTGIGEKIYAKLKDLISV
- the xerC gene encoding tyrosine recombinase XerC: MRKAIDEFLEHLTYGRNASPHTVSGYRIDLLQLTAHLEARGLGLRDVDNVVLRGYLHELAAAHQAKSSVARKLAAIRSFFKFCLKQGLVDDNPAQVVSTPKLDRPVPEFLSENEMLRFLDEPDKDDILGLRDRAILELFYATGIRLSELTGIDLADMSLEDRLLKVRGKGKKERLVPFGRKAVERMDAYLRLRPTLLGANFGESAVFLNYRGGRISPRSVERLVEKYVKRSLLRRGVSPHALRHSFASHLLGRGADLRVIQELLGHESLATTQKYTHLNVKQLLDVYKKSHPRAR